The genomic region CGATTCGATCCGGCTCGCTCACCACCGTGCCGGTGGCGAGTTGCTCGGCCACCGGCGCGTCGCGGCCGAGTGCCCGCTTGAGCTTGTGCTCCGCCGACGCGAGTGCGTCGTCGAACGGCGCGATGCCGCTTTCGCGCAAGGCCCGCACGCCCAACAGCAGGGAACACCCCTCGGCCGGCGTGAGCCGCAGAGGCCGCGTAAGCCGCTGCGCGAGATCGACGAACACGCGGCCCTCTTCGACCGACACCAGTAGATACTCGCCCGGGTCGCCGTCGGGCGGTCCGACTTGCGTGAGCAGGTCCAGGTCCTTCAGGAGTTGGTCGCGATCGACGCCGACGAGGGCCGCGAGCGCGTCGACCGGCACGCCGTCCGGGTGGCGAGCGACGTACGGCACGAGAAACAGCAGCCGGCGCAGTCTGTGGTTGACGTCCCTCATGCGTATCGCTCCGCGACGGCGGCGAGTTCGTCCGCGATGCGCGCGCGCAACCGGTCGCCGCGCACGACGCGGATCGCACCTTTGGCCATCAGCACGCGGGAGGCGGCGTAGTCCAGGTTGCCGCAGCGAAACCGCACCCGCACGCTGCCGTCGGCGGCGCGGTCCCGCTCGGCGCCCGGTCCGAAGTCTTCGTTCGCCGCGGCGGCCACCTGCGGGCCGAACTCGAGTTCGACGTGTTCGGGCGGCTCGCTGTCGAACGTCCACGGAGACCGCGCGGTATAGCGCCGTACGTCGAAGTCCGGCGGGCGCTCGAAGTCGGGCGTCTTGGGCTTGGGCGCGATCGCCAGGTCGAGAATGCGGTCGAGCCGAAACGTGCGCACGTCCTTGCGCAAGTGGCAGTAGCCGACGACCAACCATCGACCGCCGCGGTAGACCAACCCGTAGGGATCGATCGTGCGCTTGCGGACGATTCCCTTCGTCGCCTCGCGGTAACGGAACGTCGCACGCTTGCGATTGCGAGTTGCGGCTTCCAGCGCGGCGAAGCGATCGGACAGCTCGCGGCGCAGCTTGCGCTCGCCCGATTCGGGAAAGTGTACGAGCACCGGGGTGTGCTGGTGGATCGCGCTCGGTGACAGCGGAAACTCCGTGGGCGTGTCCGGCAGGTCCGGCATGTCGAAGGCGAGCTTCTTGACGGCGAGGTCGACGATCGAGTCGTAGTTGCCGCCCGGAATGGCGCGCGCGATCGTCGACGCGAGGACGAGGGCGGACACCTCGTCGGCGGTGAGTTGCACTTCCGGCATTCGGTAGCGGCGCAGCTCGACGACGTAGCCGCCCTCCTCGAGTGCGTCGTCCTCCTCGGGCGTGACGTAGCGGATCGGCACGCCGAGTTCGAGCAGGTCCGCCTTGTCGCGCTCGAACGCGCGCAGGCCGGCCTCCGCGTTTGCCGTCTGATATGCGCTGAACTGATCGCGGATCTCGCGAAAGGTCACCGGCGAACGCGCGCGCAACAGCAGCATCACCAGGTCCAGCAGCCGCTTGGCGCGGTCACCGCGCGAAGACCCGGATGACGCGCGCTTCGTCGTCGGTGCGCCGGCCGAGCCGCCGGCGTCGCTGCGATCTCGTGCCGATCGTTGCGCCGACACCGATTTGTGAGCCGTCGTCCGCTTTCGCGTTTTCGTCATACGCGCCACGTGCGTTCCCCCTTTGCGATACTACTGCGCGCGGCCCGGAGACGGGGCGCGATTTTGCGGGTGTGCGTCGCGGGTGATGCGGCGCTGTTGGCCTCCGCCGGCGGGCATGACGTAGATCTCTACTTCATACGCGGACGTGGCGTCGCGCGTCGACGTGAAAAACACGCGCGCGCCGTCCGGCGAAAACGCGGGATCGTCGGCCACTCCCGGATCTTCGGTGAGGCGGACGAGGTCGCCGCCGTCGGCGTCGATCGCGTAAATATCGAAGTCGGCGTCGTGTCCCGGACCCGGGACGTGGCGGTTGGACGCGAATACCACGCGGCGGCCGTCGGGCGACCATGCGGGCCGGCGGTCGTGGACGAACCACGCTCCCGCGACCGGCGGGGTGAGGCGATGCAGGTCGGTGCCGTCGGGGCGCACGGTCCACAGCAGGGACCCCTGGCCGGCCCGGCGGTCCGCGGCGAACGCGATGAGACGTCCGTCGGGCGACCAGGCCGGCGCGCCGACGCGGTCTGGTCGATCGTCGTTTCCCGCGACGACGACGCGGACCGCTCGCGTCGCGACATCGACCGTGCACAGGTCGCGGCGTCCGTCCGGCGCCTCGCGGACGAACGCGACGAAGCGTCCGTCGGGCGACCAGGCCGGCTCGCGGTCGCCTGGGCCGGCGGTGAGCGGTTCGGCGATCCCGTCGCCGAGTGTGGTGACGAAGATCCGCGCGGCGCCGTCGCGCGCGGACCAGAACGCGACGCGACCGCCGGGACCGATCGCCGGATCGCGATCGGGGGCGGCGTCGGACCGAACCGTGATCGCGAAGCGCTCGCTGCCGTCGGCGCGCATCGACCAGATTGCACCCGCGCGCTCGTGTACGATGCGTTCGCGAGGGTCGGACGACGCCGGCACCGGGTCGCGCGCGGCGACCCGACGGCCGCGCTCCGCCGCGATGGCGCCGGCGACGCGCGCCGTGTCCGACGACGCCGGCGCGCGCGCAGGCCCGGCGCCGCATGCGGCGGTGAGCGCCGCGACCACAACCCACGCGCGATCCATCGCTCCAATCTACAATGTGGTATAGAGCGCGGCCATGAGGACGTTCGTGTCCGCAGCGGCGGCGGTCGTCGCGCTCGCGTGGGCATCCGGCACGGCGCGCGCGCAGGACGACAAGGGCGCGTTCGGCCTGGGGCTCGTGCTCGGCGAGCCCACCGGCATCTCCGCCAAGCTCTACCTGTCGAACGACACCGCCGTCGACGCGGCGGTCGGCGGCGCCGTGGTCGGCAAGGGCATCCAGGCGCACGCGGATTTTCTGTGGCATCCGTGGGTGGTCGTCAACGAGGACGCGTTCGTGCTGCCGGCCTACATCGGACTTGGCGCGCGCGTGCTGCAGCACGATCGCGAGGCCGAGGACGACGTGCACATCGGCGCGCGGTTCGCGGTCGGCGCGCTGTTCGACTTTCGCGAGATTCCGCTCGACGTGTTCGTCGAGGTCGCGCTGATTCCGGAGTTCGCCAGCGGCGGCGGCGATCACGGCGGCTTCGGCGTCGCGCTCAACGCGGGCGCCGGCGCGCGCTACTACTTCTGACCGGCGCCGATGCCCGCTGCCGGTGAGCCGCTGGTCGCGGCGACGGCCGACGGGGTCGCTCTCGCGTTGCGCCGGCACGTCGCGGCGGGCCGGCGCAGAGCGGTGGCGCTGTGCACGCACGCGATGATGGCGTCGGGCGCATACCTCGACGGCCGCCTGGCCCCCGACCTCGCGCGCCGCGGCGTCACCGTCTACGTGCTCGACTGGCGCGGACACGGTGCGAGCCGGCCGCCGCATCCGCGATCGGGCAGCTGGCAGTTCGACGACTACGTCGCCGCCGACCTGCCGGCGGCGATCCGGGCGGTGTGTGCCGACGCAGGCGTGCGCCCGCGGGATCTCGTGTACGTCGGCCACTCGCTCGGCGGCCTGGTCGGCCTGGCGGCGTTCGGCGTCGGGGCCGCGCCACCGCCCGCGCAACTGTGGCTGGTCGCGACGTCCGTGTGGCTGCCCGGTCCGGCGGGGCCGCGCGGCCGCCGCGCCGCGATGCGGCTCGCTCGCGCGGTGGCCCGCGTGGTCGGGTATGCGCCGGTGCGGGCGCTGCGCGCCGGCACCGACGACGAGCCGCGGGCGTACGTCGAGCAACTCGCCGGGTGGGCGCTGTCCGGGCGGTGGACCGGCCGCGGCGGCGTGGACTTCCTCGCGCGAGCCCACGCCCTCGACGTGCCCGCCACCGCGGTCGTCGGTGCCGGCGACCGCTGGTGCACGCCCGCCGACGCCCGCGCGCTGGCTCCGCGCGCCCGGCTGGTGCTCGTGCCGGGCGATCACTTCGGCGCGGTGCGCGCGGTGGCCCCGCTCGTGGCCGGCGCCCTGTGACCGCGACGGCCCGGCCGCCGGGCGGTTATCCGCGCACCGCGTCCGCGATACGCCGGTGCAGCCACGTCCACCGCTGGCGCATCGAGTCGTTGCGCACGGCCATGGCGACGGCGCGGCGCGTGCCGACGAGGACGACAAGCCGCTTGCCGCGCGTGATCGCGGTGTACAGCAGATTTCGTTGCAGCATCATGTAGTGTTGCGTCACCAGCGGCAGGATCACGGCCGGATATTCGGATCCCTGCGCCTTGTGAACGCTCACCGCGTAGGCGTGGACGAGCTGGTCGAGTTCGTCGCGGTCGTAGGTCGCGCGGCGGCCGTCGGTGAGTTCCACGACGACGCGATCGCCACGTTCGCCGATGTCGCGGATGACGCCGATGTCGCCGTTGAACACCTCTTTGTCGTAGTTGTTGCGGATCTGCATGACCTTGTCGCCGGCGCGAAACGGGCGGTCGCCGCGCCGTGCGCTCGGATCGCCGTCGCGCGCCGGGTTCAGCCGCGCCTGCAGCGCCGCGTTGAGCGCGGCGGTGCCCAGCTCGCCGCGGTGCATCGGTGACAGAACCTGGATGTCGACTACCGGGTCGAGGCCGAACCGCCGCGGGATCCGCTCGGCGGCGAGCTCGACGATCGTGTCGCGCGCCGCGACCGGGTCGGAGCGCTCGATGAAGAAGAAGTCGGCGTCGTCCGGCGTGCCCGCCCGGTCGAGGTCGGGCAACTCGCCGCGGTTGATCCGGTGCGCGGTCGTCACGATCCGGCTGGCCGCGGCCTGGCGAAAGATTTCGGTGAGGCGCACGACCGTCGCGGCGCCGGACGCGATCACGTCGCGCAGCACCGAGCCCGGTCCGACCGACGGCAACTGGTCGACGTCGCCGACGAGAATGAGCTGGGCGGTGGCCGGCAGTGCGACCACCAGCGCGCGAAACAGCTCGATGTCGACCATCGACGCCTCGTCCACGATGACGGTGTCGACGTCGAGCGGGTTGTCGGCGTTGTGATCGAAATAGCCGCCGCGGGGCTGGAACGCGAGCAGCCGGTGCAGCGTTTGCGCGCCGGCGCCGGTCGTCTCGGCGAGTCGCTTGGCCGCGCGGCCGGTCGGCGCCGCGAGCGCGACCTTGCGTCGCCCGCGGCCGAACACCGCCAGGATCGCGCGCACGATGGT from Deltaproteobacteria bacterium harbors:
- a CDS encoding WYL domain-containing protein, giving the protein MTKTRKRTTAHKSVSAQRSARDRSDAGGSAGAPTTKRASSGSSRGDRAKRLLDLVMLLLRARSPVTFREIRDQFSAYQTANAEAGLRAFERDKADLLELGVPIRYVTPEEDDALEEGGYVVELRRYRMPEVQLTADEVSALVLASTIARAIPGGNYDSIVDLAVKKLAFDMPDLPDTPTEFPLSPSAIHQHTPVLVHFPESGERKLRRELSDRFAALEAATRNRKRATFRYREATKGIVRKRTIDPYGLVYRGGRWLVVGYCHLRKDVRTFRLDRILDLAIAPKPKTPDFERPPDFDVRRYTARSPWTFDSEPPEHVELEFGPQVAAAANEDFGPGAERDRAADGSVRVRFRCGNLDYAASRVLMAKGAIRVVRGDRLRARIADELAAVAERYA
- a CDS encoding alpha/beta fold hydrolase, yielding MPAAGEPLVAATADGVALALRRHVAAGRRRAVALCTHAMMASGAYLDGRLAPDLARRGVTVYVLDWRGHGASRPPHPRSGSWQFDDYVAADLPAAIRAVCADAGVRPRDLVYVGHSLGGLVGLAAFGVGAAPPPAQLWLVATSVWLPGPAGPRGRRAAMRLARAVARVVGYAPVRALRAGTDDEPRAYVEQLAGWALSGRWTGRGGVDFLARAHALDVPATAVVGAGDRWCTPADARALAPRARLVLVPGDHFGAVRAVAPLVAGAL
- a CDS encoding ATP-dependent RecD-like DNA helicase, which encodes MQPVADGGDTATTLAGTLERIVYHNDATHWTVAKVAPEAGGGEVTVVGALAGVAPGTALMLHGAWVDDPRYGRQFKVASYATKAPETLVGIERYLGSGLIPGIGPELAKRIVAKFGLRTLDVINADPTRLREVDGIGPARAEKIAAVWVEQRDVQNVMVFLRGHGVSSAYAARIFKKYGGDAVAIIRDNPYRLCLDIWGIGFRTADRIARSLGIAADAPERLEAGLVHVLGEFGADGHLHAPEAELIAAAARILEVDGGALRAPLRRLVDQRLVVAESLGDRGTCYSLAAMWQAERDAAAAFAAVAATPMPPAARDIDRAIADFERAARVKLADQQRTAVAAAARDKCVVITGGPGVGKTTIVRAILAVFGRGRRKVALAAPTGRAAKRLAETTGAGAQTLHRLLAFQPRGGYFDHNADNPLDVDTVIVDEASMVDIELFRALVVALPATAQLILVGDVDQLPSVGPGSVLRDVIASGAATVVRLTEIFRQAAASRIVTTAHRINRGELPDLDRAGTPDDADFFFIERSDPVAARDTIVELAAERIPRRFGLDPVVDIQVLSPMHRGELGTAALNAALQARLNPARDGDPSARRGDRPFRAGDKVMQIRNNYDKEVFNGDIGVIRDIGERGDRVVVELTDGRRATYDRDELDQLVHAYAVSVHKAQGSEYPAVILPLVTQHYMMLQRNLLYTAITRGKRLVVLVGTRRAVAMAVRNDSMRQRWTWLHRRIADAVRG